A single region of the Neisseriaceae bacterium genome encodes:
- the rdgC gene encoding recombination-associated protein RdgC, with the protein MKWFKQLSVVLINPESFPSINVVEEKLTQHNIPLMMGLSKDVQGFVPAYSFTEQMIFPIENSWKMRLKKEEKLLPSYIVNDELAVRIESVEKVEYRKISSREKREMKQSIIDDLLPKAFIKQSFIEALYNGTNGFLLIDQANESKRERFISELREALGGLQVTLLNTKMSVTTLMTTWLRRGYAERNFTLDNFCELKSVSDTSSAIKFYKCDLLAHEIQDIVENDRFVSQLALVWNDKIRFLLCHDFTLKNIRFIDMQVSDESDYDSDDSHSEIMLVSANQMMMSSYFSQIYEELIEHAGGLIED; encoded by the coding sequence ATGAAGTGGTTTAAGCAACTAAGTGTAGTATTAATTAATCCTGAATCGTTTCCGAGCATTAACGTGGTTGAAGAAAAACTAACTCAGCATAATATTCCCTTGATGATGGGTTTATCAAAAGATGTGCAAGGATTTGTACCAGCCTATTCTTTTACAGAGCAAATGATTTTCCCTATAGAGAATAGTTGGAAAATGAGATTAAAAAAGGAAGAAAAATTACTTCCAAGTTACATTGTTAATGATGAACTAGCAGTGAGAATAGAGTCAGTTGAAAAAGTAGAATATAGGAAAATATCTAGTCGAGAAAAAAGAGAAATGAAACAGTCTATTATTGATGATCTATTACCTAAGGCTTTTATAAAGCAATCTTTTATTGAAGCTCTTTATAATGGTACAAATGGATTTTTATTAATAGATCAGGCCAATGAAAGCAAACGTGAGCGGTTTATTTCTGAATTAAGAGAAGCATTAGGGGGCTTACAGGTCACACTACTCAATACTAAAATGTCCGTTACTACCTTAATGACTACATGGTTAAGGCGTGGGTATGCTGAAAGGAACTTTACATTAGATAATTTTTGTGAATTGAAAAGCGTGTCTGATACATCTAGTGCGATTAAATTTTATAAATGTGATTTATTAGCACATGAGATTCAAGATATTGTAGAAAATGATCGATTTGTTAGTCAGTTAGCACTAGTATGGAATGATAAGATTAGGTTTCTGTTATGTCATGATTTTACTCTGAAAAATATTCGCTTTATTGATATGCAAGTTTCAGATGAATCAGATTACGATAGTGATGATAGTCATAGTGAGATAATGTTGGTAAGTGCTAATCAGATGATGATGTCTAGTTACTTTTCCCAGATATATGAAGAATTAATTGAACATGCTGGTGGATTAATTGAGGATTAA
- the ubiB gene encoding ubiquinone biosynthesis regulatory protein kinase UbiB, producing the protein MKLFFRFFKIFSVIRCYALLDLAEFVEIPLLIRFFFKVYPQSDVHKDLPLPQRLRMSLEELGPIFVKFGQLLSTRPDIFPKEYINELSRLQDKVPPFDSEIAKQQIEKDFKRSLDEVYYEFNMTPVASASIAQVHQAYLRDINGNKGQKVAVKVIRPNIESLIQKDLNLLSKICIFLEMVSEDARRLRLQEVLGEFKKYLHDEVNLLNEAANGSLLRRQFLNSPILVIPEIYFEYCTRNVLTLEWMDGIPISDIKTLKQKNINLKELSEFGVQIFFTQVFKNGFFHADMHPGNIFVAEDGRYIALDFGIVGSLTEHDKRYLTINFLAFFNQDYYRVAESHIECGWAPPETRVDELEAAIRYVCEPIFNQPLARISFGLLLMRLFEVSRRFNIAVQPQLVLLQKTLLNVEGLGRQLDPDLDLWKIGKPFLINWTKEQFGIDVLWENLKKESTNWSRMLPELPRKLYDALDTALVESKKNNIQLIQIQKSIRNWLSILTGILVLVLLLKVF; encoded by the coding sequence ATGAAACTTTTTTTTCGATTCTTTAAAATTTTCTCAGTTATTCGATGCTATGCTTTATTAGATTTGGCAGAATTTGTAGAAATTCCCTTATTGATACGTTTTTTTTTTAAAGTGTATCCTCAGTCAGATGTTCATAAGGACTTACCTCTACCTCAAAGATTAAGGATGTCATTAGAAGAGTTAGGACCTATATTTGTTAAATTTGGACAGTTATTATCCACGAGGCCAGATATATTTCCTAAAGAATATATTAATGAATTATCTAGACTTCAGGATAAAGTACCACCTTTTGATAGTGAAATAGCTAAACAGCAAATAGAAAAAGACTTTAAACGTTCTTTAGATGAAGTTTATTATGAATTCAACATGACACCTGTGGCGAGTGCCTCTATTGCACAGGTGCATCAAGCTTATTTGAGAGATATAAATGGGAATAAAGGTCAGAAAGTGGCTGTTAAGGTTATTCGACCAAATATTGAGAGTTTAATACAGAAGGATTTGAATTTATTATCTAAAATATGTATTTTTCTTGAGATGGTATCAGAAGATGCCAGACGATTAAGATTACAGGAAGTGTTAGGTGAATTTAAAAAGTATTTACATGATGAGGTTAATCTCTTAAATGAAGCAGCTAATGGGAGCTTATTAAGACGACAATTTTTGAATAGTCCTATATTGGTTATTCCTGAAATTTACTTTGAATATTGTACTCGTAATGTATTAACTTTGGAATGGATGGATGGTATACCTATTTCTGATATTAAAACACTTAAACAAAAAAATATTAACTTAAAGGAATTATCGGAATTTGGAGTGCAAATATTTTTTACACAAGTGTTTAAAAATGGATTTTTTCATGCAGATATGCATCCAGGAAATATATTTGTTGCAGAAGATGGTCGCTATATTGCTTTAGATTTTGGTATTGTTGGTTCTTTAACTGAGCATGATAAACGTTATTTAACCATTAATTTTTTAGCTTTTTTTAATCAGGATTATTATCGAGTAGCCGAATCCCATATTGAGTGCGGATGGGCGCCTCCTGAAACAAGAGTTGATGAACTAGAGGCAGCAATTCGATATGTATGTGAACCAATATTCAATCAACCATTAGCTAGAATATCCTTTGGTCTTTTATTGATGCGTCTTTTTGAAGTTAGTCGCCGTTTTAATATTGCAGTACAACCACAACTTGTATTATTGCAAAAAACACTGCTGAATGTAGAAGGATTAGGTAGACAACTAGACCCTGATTTGGATTTATGGAAAATAGGTAAACCTTTTCTTATTAATTGGACGAAGGAACAATTTGGAATTGATGTATTATGGGAGAATCTTAAAAAGGAATCTACCAATTGGTCACGTATGTTACCCGAGTTGCCTAGAAAACTCTATGATGCTTTAGATACTGCTCTTGTCGAATCTAAAAAGAATAATATACAACTGATCCAAATTCAAAAAAGCATTCGCAATTGGTTATCTATCTTGACTGGTATCTTAGTTTTAGTTTTATTATTAAAAGTTTTTTAA
- a CDS encoding peptidoglycan DD-metalloendopeptidase family protein, with protein sequence MVKKLLIFLSSFVFLMPVMGNKPTQNLDLVQKKLKEAEISLENKESKKNKIERQLALIDSELSSYRIKIQKTNLEIQKNQKEINILEKKIKIKTEQIEKIKKQVADLLNYQYKHQYPNALVIIMQNGNLNDKTRNLEYLKYIQNTQRKSFSSLKSEQQELYILENSLQEKSNKLKQLAQHNRKMAKQVEIQRNKQIKLKNSIEIAIDQDKREIKTLQQSENRLNHLIRDLAKQQKQRQLVYQSKRKNNTLNNIHSSKKDKQVLGNLTQEDLHLTESKHASIIDSSESLVNSNFSRYKGLLRLPVREGIISQSYGQKRDDFGIVKGFVIRSPQNLPVFSVGDGIVVYRGVIPGYGSTVVIMHDNVYVTIYTGLSRINVSSDGERVKANTIIGETGVQYNGETGLYFELRENSRPINPKSWFK encoded by the coding sequence ATGGTAAAAAAACTATTGATATTTTTAAGCAGCTTTGTATTTTTAATGCCAGTGATGGGGAATAAACCTACACAGAATTTGGATTTAGTTCAAAAAAAATTAAAGGAGGCTGAAATATCCCTAGAAAATAAAGAAAGCAAAAAAAATAAAATAGAAAGACAACTGGCTTTGATTGACTCAGAGCTATCTAGTTATAGAATAAAAATTCAAAAAACGAATTTGGAAATTCAAAAGAATCAAAAAGAAATTAATATCTTAGAAAAAAAGATTAAAATTAAGACAGAGCAAATTGAAAAAATCAAAAAGCAAGTTGCAGATTTATTAAATTATCAATATAAACATCAATACCCGAATGCTTTGGTTATCATCATGCAAAATGGTAATCTTAATGATAAAACTAGAAATCTTGAATATCTTAAATATATCCAGAATACACAGAGGAAATCTTTTTCAAGTTTAAAATCAGAACAACAAGAACTGTATATTTTAGAGAATTCATTACAGGAAAAATCAAATAAATTAAAACAGTTAGCTCAACACAATAGAAAAATGGCCAAGCAAGTTGAAATTCAAAGAAACAAACAGATTAAACTTAAGAACTCCATTGAAATTGCTATTGATCAAGATAAAAGAGAAATTAAAACATTACAACAAAGTGAAAATAGGCTTAATCATTTGATTCGAGATTTAGCTAAACAGCAGAAACAACGACAGTTAGTTTATCAATCGAAGCGCAAGAATAATACATTAAATAATATTCACTCTTCTAAAAAAGATAAGCAGGTGTTAGGTAATCTGACCCAAGAAGATTTACATTTAACAGAATCTAAGCATGCTAGTATTATAGATAGTTCAGAATCTTTAGTTAATTCCAATTTTTCTCGCTATAAAGGTTTGTTGCGTTTGCCTGTAAGAGAGGGGATTATTTCTCAATCTTATGGTCAAAAGCGAGATGATTTTGGTATTGTGAAAGGATTTGTTATAAGATCTCCTCAAAATCTACCGGTTTTTAGTGTGGGAGATGGCATCGTTGTGTACAGAGGGGTGATACCAGGTTATGGGAGTACTGTAGTAATTATGCATGATAATGTCTATGTGACTATTTACACAGGTTTATCTCGTATCAATGTCTCTAGTGATGGTGAGAGGGTAAAGGCTAACACCATTATAGGAGAAACAGGAGTTCAGTATAATGGAGAAACTGGTTTGTATTTCGAACTAAGAGAAAACTCTAGACCAATTAATCCTAAATCTTGGTTTAAATAA
- a CDS encoding metal ABC transporter permease yields the protein MYDYLISPFVEYDFMRIALLAILYQSIGTTPIGVFLIMRRMSLVGDALSHAILPGVALGFLIAFLNPVVMSLMGLLTGLLMIFVSTIATKKTGLQEDANFAGFYLTCLALGVILISKYGTSTDLMDFLFGSLFQVNHNGLLWIASITTTTLVLLAIIYRALYVESIEPIFLKIVKAKGSIFLIIFQFLIVLNLVGGFQTLGTLLSVGLMMIPAITAKLWFSRMESILIGAFCFAFINGIIGLLLSFYVDVASGAMIILCCGIFYMFSLFIGPNSGILFQQYQKH from the coding sequence ATGTATGACTACTTGATTTCCCCTTTTGTAGAATATGATTTTATGAGAATAGCTTTATTAGCTATTTTATATCAAAGCATAGGCACAACACCAATTGGTGTGTTTTTGATTATGCGTCGAATGAGTTTGGTAGGAGACGCACTTAGCCATGCTATTTTGCCAGGAGTAGCACTTGGTTTTTTAATTGCTTTTTTAAATCCGGTAGTTATGAGTTTGATGGGATTGCTAACTGGTTTGTTGATGATTTTCGTGTCAACTATTGCAACTAAAAAGACTGGATTACAAGAAGATGCTAATTTTGCAGGGTTTTATCTAACCTGTTTGGCTTTAGGTGTAATTTTGATAAGTAAGTATGGAACCAGCACTGACCTCATGGATTTTTTATTTGGTTCCTTATTTCAAGTTAATCATAATGGATTACTGTGGATTGCTAGTATTACGACAACAACTTTAGTTTTATTGGCAATTATTTATAGAGCACTTTATGTTGAAAGTATTGAACCAATTTTTTTAAAGATAGTAAAAGCAAAAGGTTCAATTTTCTTAATTATTTTTCAATTTTTAATTGTACTAAACCTAGTTGGAGGATTCCAAACCTTAGGAACATTATTATCGGTGGGATTGATGATGATTCCTGCAATTACTGCAAAGCTCTGGTTTTCTAGAATGGAAAGTATATTGATTGGTGCATTCTGTTTTGCTTTTATCAATGGTATAATTGGTCTGCTTTTATCTTTTTATGTTGATGTAGCATCTGGTGCCATGATTATTTTATGTTGTGGTATTTTTTATATGTTTTCTCTTTTTATTGGCCCTAATTCTGGAATATTATTTCAGCAATATCAGAAACATTAG
- a CDS encoding PDZ domain-containing protein yields MKKTSIYAIGSIIGVGLTLSLQTYATPSSVNDLLPVKEIKTFAEVYGQIKANYYENTEDARLIENAMKGMVSGLDPHSEYLNQEDFNGLMEQTTGKFGGLGIEIVKDESFIKIVTPIEDTPAFRAGLKPNDYIIKIDSVSTKGMSTMEASKKMRGKPGTYVTLTIVRKDELKPFDLKLKRDTINIKTVKSQLVEPGIGYIRVNSFKEQTLEDFVEHINALTRENGKPLDGLVFDLRNNGGGLLNSAVGLTAVFIPENSVVVSTKGRDNIKQTVLRANKNDYRNPMDGSMFKDPLANLPAEIKKLPITLLVNGGSASASEIVTGALQDYQRAVVVGTRSFGKGSVQTIIPLGNNDGIKLTVALYYTPKDRSIQARGIVPDIIVKTEDDDFFGFREVDFNNHLSNPKGEEVKGSLSKPLENEKLDKKAKEEKTLKIKEKILKESSYNYMPDPKQDIQLKKSIEITKNTAEWKKALGRYKINERKIVQEEKKDKKD; encoded by the coding sequence ATGAAGAAAACATCAATTTATGCAATTGGCTCTATTATCGGTGTGGGGTTAACATTAAGTTTACAAACTTATGCGACCCCTAGTTCAGTTAATGATTTATTACCCGTAAAAGAAATTAAAACTTTTGCTGAGGTATATGGCCAAATAAAAGCTAATTATTATGAAAATACTGAAGATGCTCGATTAATTGAAAATGCAATGAAGGGGATGGTGTCAGGTCTGGATCCACATTCTGAATATCTTAATCAGGAAGACTTCAACGGATTGATGGAACAGACGACTGGTAAGTTTGGTGGTCTGGGTATAGAAATTGTGAAAGACGAAAGTTTTATCAAAATTGTAACACCAATTGAGGATACGCCAGCTTTTAGAGCTGGGCTTAAGCCAAATGATTATATTATCAAGATTGATAGTGTTTCTACTAAGGGTATGTCAACTATGGAAGCTTCCAAAAAAATGAGGGGAAAGCCAGGAACTTACGTGACATTGACGATTGTTAGAAAAGATGAGTTGAAACCTTTTGATCTTAAATTGAAAAGAGATACTATCAATATCAAGACAGTAAAAAGTCAATTAGTCGAACCGGGTATTGGTTATATAAGGGTGAATAGTTTTAAAGAACAGACTTTAGAAGATTTTGTGGAACATATTAATGCACTCACTAGAGAGAATGGAAAGCCATTGGATGGGCTAGTATTCGATTTAAGAAATAATGGAGGAGGATTGCTGAATTCAGCGGTTGGCTTGACAGCAGTTTTCATACCAGAAAATTCAGTAGTTGTCAGTACCAAGGGAAGAGATAATATAAAGCAGACTGTATTAAGAGCAAATAAGAATGATTATAGGAACCCAATGGATGGATCGATGTTTAAGGATCCTTTAGCCAATTTACCTGCAGAAATCAAAAAGCTTCCTATTACCCTTTTGGTTAATGGTGGATCTGCTTCTGCCTCAGAAATTGTAACGGGGGCGTTGCAGGATTACCAAAGGGCAGTGGTTGTAGGGACGCGTAGCTTTGGTAAGGGTTCTGTACAGACTATTATTCCTTTGGGTAATAATGATGGGATTAAATTGACCGTAGCATTGTATTACACGCCTAAGGATAGATCGATACAAGCTAGAGGTATTGTTCCCGACATTATCGTGAAAACAGAGGATGATGATTTTTTTGGATTTAGGGAGGTGGACTTTAACAACCATTTATCTAACCCTAAGGGAGAAGAGGTCAAAGGATCGTTATCTAAGCCACTAGAAAATGAAAAATTAGATAAGAAAGCTAAGGAAGAAAAAACTTTAAAAATTAAAGAGAAAATATTGAAAGAATCATCCTATAATTATATGCCAGATCCTAAACAAGATATTCAATTGAAAAAGTCAATAGAGATAACTAAGAATACTGCTGAATGGAAAAAAGCTTTGGGTAGATATAAGATTAATGAAAGAAAGATTGTTCAAGAAGAAAAAAAAGATAAAAAGGATTAA
- a CDS encoding cytidine deaminase, with the protein MSFLMSDGLESYGLPYRVLGELKQLGIESKEDLIKEGSLSVFLKIKSVHLGLTQSILWKLYGIEHNIPYWNISKQLKTEILQELKKFPIVKEFPCQEEMNRYMQLAVLQAQKAFWDDEVPVGAVVVLKGRVIGVGYNQSFKGRNIINHAELLAIKAASEELNNYRLDNCDLYVTLEPCMMCTGAIIQSRISRVIYGAKEAKTGMVESFNPAHYRYMNHHCAFKGGVLASECKRLLTDFFETKRKKKSKYEHQGILL; encoded by the coding sequence ATGAGTTTTTTAATGAGTGATGGATTAGAATCCTATGGGTTACCATACAGGGTGTTGGGAGAGTTAAAGCAATTGGGGATTGAGTCTAAAGAAGACTTAATCAAAGAGGGTAGTTTGTCAGTATTTTTAAAAATAAAATCTGTGCATCTGGGATTAACTCAATCTATTTTGTGGAAACTATATGGGATTGAACACAATATTCCTTACTGGAATATTTCAAAACAGCTAAAAACCGAGATTCTACAAGAACTCAAGAAGTTCCCCATTGTAAAAGAATTTCCGTGTCAAGAGGAAATGAATAGATATATGCAATTGGCTGTTTTACAAGCTCAAAAAGCCTTTTGGGATGATGAAGTTCCTGTAGGTGCTGTTGTGGTTTTAAAAGGCAGAGTAATTGGTGTAGGTTACAATCAATCTTTCAAGGGACGTAATATTATCAATCATGCAGAACTACTTGCTATTAAGGCAGCAAGTGAAGAGTTAAACAATTATCGGTTAGATAATTGTGATTTATATGTTACCTTGGAACCTTGTATGATGTGTACCGGTGCTATTATTCAGTCTAGAATCTCTAGAGTCATTTATGGGGCAAAAGAGGCTAAAACTGGTATGGTAGAGAGCTTCAACCCTGCACATTATCGCTATATGAATCATCATTGTGCTTTTAAAGGTGGCGTATTGGCGTCAGAGTGTAAGCGTTTACTTACTGATTTTTTTGAAACAAAAAGAAAGAAAAAATCAAAATATGAACATCAAGGTATATTATTATAG
- a CDS encoding ATP-binding cassette domain-containing protein yields MAIIVNDVTVKYKNKISLEHVNLVFENNEQWAVYGPNGAGKSTLLKTIIGLINPDSGQVDLVNLDQSQITYLAQNSTVNVAEPLSVFELVALGLWYEISFYKGLNVEQKERVCTALSQVGLIDLADKQVSELSRGQLQRVLFARLLVQKADYFLLDEPFNAVDYDTTIQLLDFLSQAKANQKGLIVVVHDQEIIQEYFPNTVILDVNVRYQGPTSLVDFKLFDKG; encoded by the coding sequence ATGGCCATCATAGTTAATGACGTCACGGTTAAATATAAAAATAAAATTAGTCTAGAGCATGTTAATCTTGTTTTTGAGAATAACGAACAATGGGCTGTTTATGGGCCTAATGGTGCGGGGAAAAGTACATTATTAAAAACCATCATCGGTCTTATCAATCCAGATAGTGGTCAAGTTGATCTAGTTAATTTAGATCAGTCTCAAATTACTTATCTAGCTCAAAACAGCACGGTTAATGTTGCAGAGCCGCTGAGTGTATTTGAGTTGGTTGCATTAGGGTTATGGTACGAAATTTCTTTTTATAAAGGTTTAAATGTAGAACAAAAAGAGAGGGTTTGTACAGCTTTATCACAAGTTGGTCTTATAGATTTAGCTGACAAACAGGTTTCAGAATTATCAAGAGGTCAATTGCAAAGGGTTCTATTTGCGAGACTTTTGGTACAGAAGGCGGACTATTTTTTATTGGACGAGCCATTTAACGCTGTGGACTACGATACCACTATTCAGCTATTAGACTTTTTATCACAAGCAAAAGCGAATCAAAAAGGTCTTATAGTTGTTGTACATGATCAGGAAATTATACAGGAATATTTTCCTAACACAGTTATTTTAGATGTTAATGTTAGGTATCAGGGACCTACTAGTCTGGTTGATTTCAAATTATTTGATAAAGGTTAA
- the ruvB gene encoding Holliday junction branch migration DNA helicase RuvB, whose translation MITTDNIQSNLERVISPKKVSCNEEALERALRPKLLVDYVGQGKIKEQLNIFIKAARARTEALDHTLLFGPPGLGKTTLAFIIARELGVNLKQTSGPVLEKAGDLAGILTNLEPYDVLFIDEIHRLSPAIEEILYPALEDYQLDIMIGDGPGARSVKIDIPPFTLIGATTRAGMLTNPLRDRFGIVARLEFYDVGDLSSIIKRSGNLLNLLMDEKSAMEIAYRARGTPRIANRILRRVRDYAQVKNDGKVTLEVTKLALEMLEIDSLGLDFMDRKFLMSIIHNFSGGPVGVANLAVAIGETIDTIEDVLEPYLIQQGFIQRTPRGRMVTKHTYDHFGLDKLVDDK comes from the coding sequence ATGATTACGACAGATAATATACAGTCTAATTTGGAGAGAGTAATATCTCCTAAAAAGGTGTCTTGCAACGAGGAAGCATTGGAGAGAGCTTTAAGGCCTAAACTATTAGTGGATTATGTTGGGCAGGGTAAAATTAAAGAACAATTAAATATTTTCATCAAGGCAGCAAGGGCAAGGACAGAAGCATTAGATCATACTCTACTTTTTGGTCCACCGGGATTAGGTAAGACAACATTAGCTTTCATTATTGCTAGAGAGTTGGGGGTCAATTTAAAGCAAACTTCAGGGCCTGTGTTGGAAAAGGCAGGAGATTTAGCAGGTATTCTAACCAACTTAGAGCCTTATGATGTATTATTTATTGATGAAATCCACCGGCTAAGTCCAGCAATAGAGGAAATTTTATATCCTGCACTAGAAGATTATCAATTAGATATCATGATAGGAGATGGTCCTGGAGCACGTTCGGTCAAAATTGATATTCCACCCTTTACTTTAATCGGAGCAACTACTCGAGCAGGTATGTTAACTAATCCATTGAGAGATCGTTTTGGAATTGTGGCAAGATTAGAATTTTATGATGTTGGAGATTTATCTTCTATTATTAAACGATCCGGTAACCTATTGAATTTACTTATGGATGAAAAAAGTGCAATGGAGATTGCTTACCGTGCTAGAGGCACTCCGAGAATCGCTAACCGTATTTTAAGAAGAGTTAGGGATTATGCACAAGTTAAAAATGATGGTAAAGTTACTTTAGAAGTAACTAAATTAGCACTAGAAATGCTAGAGATTGACTCTCTTGGGTTAGATTTTATGGATAGGAAATTTTTAATGTCTATTATTCATAACTTTTCGGGAGGACCAGTAGGTGTGGCTAACTTAGCTGTAGCCATAGGTGAAACAATTGATACTATTGAAGATGTGTTAGAACCTTATTTAATTCAACAAGGATTTATTCAAAGGACACCACGAGGAAGAATGGTAACAAAACACACCTATGATCATTTTGGGTTGGATAAATTGGTTGATGATAAATAA
- a CDS encoding MFS transporter, whose amino-acid sequence MNNFYKIWVGDFASDIGNKMLFFIIPILGLNIMKLSPTEVGYVSTIYLSVPLILGLYLGSLADRHYSKAMLYLCNITRIIVLLIIVLLLVNNYLNWYILGAGLFILNAISLYYDSLMVSVVPQIVSQKELVKANSFIEAGNSVNSSLGPSIAGFLVTYFSVKLIFIIDIITYIWSSLLLATTDFKLKKQSDNLSENDEITYLKDIKVGFKLLFSNPSQKVILYSVSIYNFFASWLLVILPIYAIKEVGLSSYQLGMIYLFPFVFGIIGAYFTSYLQKKVSPRNIITYSLVPVAVITLLLPLNKYFNNQYLFIFLYICTLSIMEFCITINLVIDRSIRQSIYPINHLSKIESTIRFLTWGFDPFGALIASLIISFSSVFLSLSIGVIGFMLPPLICIFSKSLKKLSFGDPLHPEQ is encoded by the coding sequence ATGAATAATTTTTATAAAATATGGGTAGGAGATTTTGCATCTGATATCGGTAATAAGATGCTCTTTTTTATTATTCCTATTTTAGGTTTAAATATAATGAAGCTAAGTCCTACAGAAGTTGGTTACGTCTCAACTATATATTTATCTGTTCCATTAATTTTAGGACTCTATTTAGGATCACTTGCTGATAGACATTATTCCAAAGCAATGCTTTATTTGTGTAATATTACTAGAATCATTGTTCTCCTGATAATAGTATTACTATTGGTAAACAATTATCTGAATTGGTATATTTTAGGAGCAGGATTATTTATCCTAAATGCTATTTCCTTATATTATGACAGTCTTATGGTCTCTGTTGTACCACAAATTGTGTCACAAAAAGAATTAGTAAAAGCTAACTCATTTATTGAAGCAGGAAATTCAGTCAATTCATCTCTTGGACCATCTATAGCTGGATTTTTAGTTACATATTTTTCTGTAAAGCTAATTTTTATTATTGATATCATCACTTATATTTGGAGCTCTCTGTTATTAGCAACCACTGATTTTAAACTTAAAAAACAATCTGATAATCTCTCTGAAAATGATGAAATTACCTATTTAAAAGATATTAAGGTTGGTTTTAAATTATTATTTAGTAACCCATCTCAAAAAGTGATACTTTATTCGGTATCGATTTATAATTTTTTTGCTTCTTGGCTGTTAGTAATTTTACCAATATACGCTATAAAAGAAGTTGGATTGTCTAGTTATCAACTGGGAATGATATATTTGTTTCCATTTGTTTTTGGAATTATAGGGGCATATTTTACAAGTTATCTACAGAAAAAAGTTTCACCACGAAATATAATCACCTACAGTTTAGTGCCAGTAGCAGTTATCACCTTGCTACTTCCTTTAAATAAATATTTTAATAACCAATATTTATTTATATTTTTATATATATGCACCCTTTCTATCATGGAATTTTGTATTACAATAAACCTCGTAATTGATCGTTCAATAAGACAAAGTATTTATCCCATAAATCATTTATCCAAAATAGAATCTACTATAAGATTTTTAACTTGGGGTTTTGACCCTTTTGGTGCTCTTATTGCAAGTTTAATTATTAGCTTTTCTTCGGTATTTTTATCACTTTCTATTGGGGTGATTGGATTCATGCTCCCTCCTTTAATATGTATCTTTAGTAAAAGTTTGAAAAAATTATCGTTCGGTGACCCACTTCATCCTGAACAATGA